From a region of the Sporichthyaceae bacterium genome:
- a CDS encoding enoyl-CoA hydratase-related protein: protein MNDKRVDLETLYYERPAPGVALVTLNRPDRGNGVVVELVRDLFAVLDEWEPDPDVRVVVLTGAGRQFSAGADLVAMREYLIDEFPASNEPFNARALYPLTQRIVASRLVFLAAINGGATAGGLDFALACDLRIASTAAKLGETYINMGLAPGNGGTWLLPKLVGSGVAAELALTGDVVDAARALELGLVSRVVEPDELIPTALALAAKIADKPWRALEATKQALRASWQVDFPTAMNTSYQVTAALHHQPDLLEAVTAFLERRPPRFNVGVEHRLR, encoded by the coding sequence GTGAACGACAAACGGGTCGACCTCGAGACGCTCTACTACGAGCGGCCCGCCCCGGGCGTCGCGTTGGTGACGCTGAACCGGCCCGACCGCGGGAACGGCGTGGTCGTCGAACTCGTGCGTGACCTGTTCGCGGTGCTCGACGAGTGGGAGCCCGACCCGGACGTCCGGGTCGTCGTGCTCACCGGGGCCGGCAGGCAGTTCTCGGCCGGAGCGGACCTGGTCGCGATGCGCGAGTACCTGATCGACGAATTTCCGGCGAGCAACGAACCGTTCAACGCTCGCGCGCTCTACCCGCTCACCCAACGCATCGTGGCGTCCCGGCTGGTGTTCCTCGCCGCCATCAACGGCGGCGCCACCGCGGGCGGGCTGGACTTCGCGCTGGCCTGCGACCTACGTATCGCCAGCACCGCGGCCAAGCTCGGCGAGACCTACATCAACATGGGCCTCGCGCCGGGCAACGGCGGGACGTGGCTGCTGCCCAAACTTGTCGGGTCCGGGGTGGCCGCGGAACTGGCGCTGACCGGTGACGTCGTCGACGCCGCGCGTGCCCTCGAACTCGGCCTGGTCTCCCGGGTGGTCGAGCCGGACGAGCTGATCCCGACCGCCCTCGCCCTGGCGGCGAAGATCGCCGACAAGCCGTGGCGGGCGTTGGAGGCGACCAAGCAGGCGCTGCGTGCCTCGTGGCAGGTCGACTTTCCCACCGCGATGAACACCAGCTACCAGGTGACTGCGGCGCTGCACCACCAGCCGGACCTGCTGGAGGCAGTCACGGCGTTCCTCGAGCGTCGGCCGCCCCGGTTCAACGTCGGCGTCGAGCACCGCTTGCGTTAG
- a CDS encoding TetR/AcrR family transcriptional regulator, which yields MAAPRSTRASSSSRRPVVPDVIVEEAIHLFAEHGYPVVGMRDLSKAVGIQSGSLYSHIDSKETVLLLIVEQGINRYIDALSAAATPDLPPDIRLRLAIRAHMSVVATSPEQTKVTFQQWHYLGPDNRARVVELRQRYEDIFLNIAQDGIRDGVFRKVPHIKATLLTLIGGLTFAAEWYSSSKSDSPEQMADAIADALLNGLMTPAEGANASGARRRR from the coding sequence ATGGCGGCACCACGCAGCACTCGCGCCTCGAGTTCGAGTCGTCGACCGGTCGTTCCGGACGTCATCGTCGAGGAGGCCATCCACCTCTTCGCCGAGCACGGGTACCCGGTCGTCGGCATGCGCGACCTGAGCAAGGCGGTCGGTATCCAGTCCGGCAGTCTCTACTCGCACATCGACAGCAAGGAAACAGTTCTGCTGCTGATCGTCGAGCAGGGAATCAACCGCTACATCGACGCGCTCTCGGCCGCGGCCACCCCGGATCTGCCCCCGGACATCCGGCTGCGGCTGGCGATCCGGGCACACATGAGTGTCGTCGCCACCAGCCCGGAGCAGACCAAGGTCACTTTCCAGCAGTGGCATTACCTCGGGCCGGACAACCGAGCCCGGGTCGTCGAGCTGCGGCAGCGCTACGAGGACATCTTCCTCAACATCGCCCAGGACGGCATCCGGGACGGCGTGTTCCGGAAGGTGCCGCACATCAAGGCAACGCTGCTCACGCTGATCGGCGGACTGACCTTCGCGGCCGAGTGGTATTCCTCCTCGAAGTCCGACAGCCCCGAGCAGATGGCCGACGCGATCGCCGACGCATTGCTCAACGGGCTGATGACGCCCGCCGAGGGCGCTAACGCAAGCGGTGCTCGACGCCGACGTTGA
- a CDS encoding thiolase family protein, which translates to MTEIHVAGAAMTQFGRASQSLSDLCVAAVRDALADAGISPAAVGAVFFGNSAAGLLQGQEMIRGQVYLRDTGLLGAAIINVENACAASSSAFSLACTAVAAGQVDVALAVGAEKMAVPDKVRAFAALAAATDTERDPVMRALVWDLALGGSAEPSPPASSPLMEHYAAKGRQYLDRAGAGVEDLARVVVKSRLYGSLNPRAHFRQAVGLDEVLAARVISPPLLLPMCAPISDGAAALVVMSPRAARAAGRAGVTVRACTIVSNDPTSAVSPTRRAATAAYERAGLGPADIDVLEVHDAAAPAELILLEELDLTPPGTAVKLLRDGTTGPGGALPVNTGGGLLSRGHPIGATGAAQLVELVDQLRGRAGARQVPGARVGLAQNGGGVFAGDEATVTVTILAAQQ; encoded by the coding sequence ATGACCGAGATCCACGTGGCCGGGGCCGCGATGACCCAGTTCGGCCGAGCGAGCCAGTCGTTGTCGGACCTGTGTGTGGCCGCCGTCCGCGACGCGTTGGCCGACGCGGGCATCTCGCCGGCAGCGGTCGGGGCGGTCTTCTTCGGCAACTCCGCGGCCGGACTGCTGCAGGGCCAGGAGATGATCCGGGGTCAGGTGTATCTGCGGGACACCGGCCTGCTCGGCGCCGCGATCATCAACGTCGAGAACGCCTGCGCAGCGTCGTCCTCGGCGTTCTCGTTGGCCTGCACGGCGGTTGCGGCCGGCCAAGTTGATGTCGCGCTGGCCGTCGGGGCGGAGAAGATGGCGGTCCCGGACAAGGTCCGCGCATTCGCGGCCCTGGCCGCCGCCACCGACACCGAACGCGACCCGGTGATGCGGGCGCTGGTGTGGGACCTGGCGCTGGGTGGATCGGCCGAGCCGAGCCCGCCGGCCAGTTCGCCACTGATGGAGCACTACGCAGCCAAAGGCCGGCAGTACCTGGACCGCGCGGGCGCGGGTGTCGAGGACCTGGCTCGGGTCGTGGTGAAGAGTCGGCTCTACGGCTCGCTGAACCCGCGGGCCCACTTCCGCCAGGCCGTCGGCCTGGACGAGGTCCTTGCCGCCCGGGTGATCAGCCCGCCGCTGCTGCTGCCGATGTGCGCACCGATCTCCGACGGCGCCGCCGCCTTGGTCGTGATGAGCCCCCGCGCCGCGCGAGCCGCGGGCCGGGCCGGCGTGACGGTGCGGGCGTGCACGATCGTGTCCAACGACCCCACCTCGGCGGTGTCCCCGACCCGGCGAGCGGCGACTGCGGCCTACGAACGGGCGGGGCTGGGCCCGGCGGACATCGACGTGCTCGAGGTGCACGACGCGGCGGCGCCCGCGGAGTTGATCCTCCTGGAAGAACTGGACCTCACCCCGCCGGGCACTGCGGTGAAGCTGCTGCGCGACGGCACCACCGGGCCAGGCGGCGCGTTGCCGGTCAACACCGGCGGTGGCCTGCTCTCCCGCGGACACCCGATCGGAGCGACCGGGGCCGCCCAGTTGGTGGAGCTCGTCGACCAGCTACGTGGGCGGGCCGGTGCCCGCCAGGTCCCCGGCGCCCGCGTCGGGCTGGCCCAGAATGGGGGTGGGGTCTTCGCCGGCGACGAGGCGACCGTGACCGTCACGATCCTGGCGGCGCAGCAATGA
- a CDS encoding CoA transferase has translation MGFSTTCADLRVLDLSENIAGPLAAMVLADLGADVIKVERPGTGEATRGLPPRWAGESTVFLGFNRNKRSVALDIASPEGRAAVLRIGRECDVVLESFRPGVAQRLGLDFAAFAAQNDSVVHCAINAFGTGPIGHDRAGYDALVQAFAGILEMTGEPDGGPCRAAPSIVDTTTGMWAALSILAALRRKESEPGPQRLEATLLDSGLFLMCHQIMGYLGTGSFPGRLGSAAPSAAPYQVFQTADRPIMIATSTDRIYRRLCEVLDLSDLAVDPRFVDLADRLAHREELAGLLGARLRERGADEWLDRLWAAGVPAGPVHDLGAALADPLTTERAMVAAAEPGRIPGLQQLRLPIDTDRTAPLRQPPALGEHTAEVLAEVGYGPEEIGALTGERLAEATSG, from the coding sequence GTGGGGTTCTCGACCACCTGCGCGGATCTGCGGGTACTGGACCTGAGCGAGAACATCGCCGGGCCCTTGGCCGCGATGGTCCTCGCCGACCTCGGTGCGGACGTGATCAAGGTGGAACGGCCGGGGACCGGGGAGGCGACCCGTGGGCTGCCGCCGCGCTGGGCCGGGGAGAGCACCGTGTTTCTGGGATTCAACCGGAACAAGCGGAGCGTGGCCCTGGACATCGCCTCGCCCGAGGGGCGCGCCGCGGTCCTGCGGATCGGCCGGGAGTGCGACGTGGTGCTCGAGTCGTTCCGCCCCGGGGTTGCGCAGCGGTTGGGGTTGGACTTTGCGGCGTTCGCCGCGCAGAACGACTCGGTGGTGCACTGCGCGATCAACGCGTTCGGGACCGGCCCGATCGGGCACGACCGGGCCGGGTACGACGCGTTGGTGCAGGCGTTCGCCGGGATCCTGGAGATGACCGGGGAGCCCGACGGCGGGCCGTGCCGCGCTGCGCCGTCGATCGTGGACACCACCACCGGGATGTGGGCCGCCCTGTCGATTTTGGCGGCGTTGCGGCGCAAAGAGTCCGAACCCGGGCCGCAACGGCTGGAGGCCACGCTGCTGGACAGCGGCCTGTTCCTGATGTGCCATCAGATCATGGGTTACCTGGGCACCGGCAGCTTCCCGGGTCGGCTGGGGTCGGCTGCGCCCAGCGCGGCGCCCTACCAGGTGTTCCAGACCGCGGACCGCCCGATCATGATCGCCACCTCGACGGACCGCATCTACCGGCGGCTGTGCGAGGTGCTGGACCTGTCCGACCTCGCCGTCGATCCGCGGTTCGTCGACCTGGCCGACCGGTTGGCGCATCGGGAGGAGTTGGCGGGTCTGCTCGGTGCCCGGCTGCGCGAGCGGGGAGCCGACGAGTGGTTGGACCGGTTGTGGGCTGCCGGGGTGCCTGCCGGGCCGGTGCACGACCTCGGGGCAGCCCTGGCCGACCCGTTGACCACCGAACGCGCGATGGTCGCCGCCGCCGAACCCGGTCGCATCCCCGGACTGCAGCAACTGCGGTTGCCCATCGACACCGACCGCACCGCACCACTGCGGCAGCCGCCGGCCCTGGGGGAGCACACCGCGGAGGTCCTGGCCGAGGTTGGCTACGGACCAGAGGAAATCGGGGCGTTGACCGGCGAACGCCTTGCGGAGGCGACGTCCGGATGA
- a CDS encoding AMP-binding protein, with protein sequence MSLQRDPAVVAAAAARREALEGRWRTWVPRSIPQFLDVVAAAHPERPYVITDGRVWTYGDIAAESIRLAAGLAAQGIGPGDHVAVDLANFPATVALKYATGRLGAVSVSINFLLREQELGYVLRQSRAKLLITMDRFRDLDYLAALDGLAPGWEDGRQSGLPDLRAVFVHPTGQADRPRGRTLADLVEAGRSIADAEVLERTRSVDPQSVSDLLYTSGTTGAPKGAMLVHDAVLRTAYASAYTRAFDDGHRICFAMPIYHVFGYVEATMAVPFVAGAICPRVVFTAPDMLGAVQAHRIDELMGVPAMTGPMLEEARANSYDLSSVRAVFSSGATHPPGMFAALREAFGAQNVFTAYGQTETTASTTCLQPGDPLEAAQGTLGCQKPAGIAGDPTLGGVLAVYRAVDAAGNDVPAGEIGALIVRGPIVSRGYYDKPAETAELIDPEGWLRTGDLGSIDADGYLCLTGRQKESYRCGGELVLPSEVEAVLLEHPAVAAAHVVGIPHERMGEVGCAWVVPNDPGALDGEDLTAHCAARLARFKVPAVVLFAKVDELPMTSTGKVQKFVLVERALREIGQSRN encoded by the coding sequence ATGAGCCTCCAGCGGGATCCTGCCGTCGTGGCCGCGGCAGCCGCGCGCCGAGAGGCGTTGGAGGGCCGCTGGCGCACCTGGGTGCCCCGGTCGATCCCACAGTTCCTGGACGTGGTGGCCGCCGCGCACCCCGAGCGTCCGTACGTGATCACCGACGGGCGAGTCTGGACCTACGGGGACATCGCCGCGGAGTCGATCCGGCTGGCCGCAGGCCTGGCCGCTCAAGGCATCGGCCCGGGCGACCACGTCGCGGTCGACCTGGCGAACTTCCCGGCGACCGTCGCGCTCAAGTACGCCACCGGCAGGTTGGGTGCGGTCAGCGTCTCGATCAACTTCCTGCTGCGGGAGCAGGAACTCGGCTACGTGTTGCGCCAGTCCCGGGCCAAGCTGCTCATCACCATGGACCGCTTCCGCGACCTGGACTACCTGGCCGCCCTCGACGGCCTGGCACCCGGCTGGGAGGACGGCCGGCAGTCCGGCCTGCCCGATCTGCGGGCGGTTTTCGTCCACCCCACCGGCCAGGCCGACCGGCCGCGCGGTCGCACCTTGGCCGATCTGGTCGAGGCAGGACGGTCGATCGCGGACGCCGAGGTGCTCGAGCGGACCCGCTCGGTGGACCCGCAATCGGTCAGCGACCTGCTCTACACCTCGGGTACGACCGGGGCGCCGAAAGGCGCCATGCTGGTGCACGACGCGGTGCTGCGCACCGCCTACGCCAGCGCCTACACCCGAGCATTCGACGACGGTCATCGGATCTGTTTCGCGATGCCGATCTACCACGTGTTCGGCTACGTCGAGGCGACGATGGCCGTGCCGTTCGTCGCCGGTGCGATCTGTCCGCGGGTGGTCTTCACCGCGCCCGACATGCTCGGCGCCGTGCAGGCCCACCGGATCGACGAACTGATGGGCGTCCCCGCGATGACCGGCCCGATGCTGGAGGAGGCGCGGGCCAACAGCTACGACCTGTCGAGCGTGCGGGCCGTGTTCTCCTCGGGCGCGACCCATCCGCCGGGGATGTTCGCGGCGTTGCGGGAGGCCTTCGGTGCGCAGAACGTGTTCACCGCCTACGGCCAGACCGAGACCACCGCCTCCACCACCTGCCTGCAGCCCGGTGACCCGCTCGAGGCCGCGCAGGGCACGCTGGGTTGTCAGAAGCCGGCCGGGATCGCCGGGGATCCGACGCTGGGTGGCGTGCTCGCGGTGTACCGGGCGGTCGACGCGGCCGGGAACGACGTCCCTGCGGGTGAGATCGGTGCGTTGATCGTGCGCGGCCCGATCGTCAGTCGGGGTTACTACGACAAGCCTGCCGAGACGGCGGAGCTCATCGACCCCGAAGGCTGGCTGCGCACCGGGGACCTGGGCAGCATCGACGCCGACGGGTACCTGTGCCTGACCGGCCGTCAGAAGGAGTCCTACCGCTGTGGTGGTGAGCTTGTGCTGCCCAGCGAGGTCGAGGCAGTGCTGCTGGAGCACCCGGCCGTCGCCGCGGCCCACGTCGTCGGGATCCCGCACGAGCGGATGGGCGAGGTGGGTTGCGCCTGGGTCGTCCCGAACGACCCCGGCGCGCTGGACGGCGAGGATTTGACGGCGCACTGCGCGGCCCGGCTGGCGCGGTTCAAGGTCCCGGCAGTGGTGCTGTTCGCGAAGGTCGACGAACTGCCGATGACATCCACCGGCAAGGTCCAGAAGTTCGTGCTGGTCGAACGCGCCCTGCGCGAGATCGGGCAATCGCGGAACTGA